The following nucleotide sequence is from Salvia miltiorrhiza cultivar Shanhuang (shh) chromosome 7, IMPLAD_Smil_shh, whole genome shotgun sequence.
CACATCTAAAATGAAAGCTGTGTAGAATTGCCACCAAAATAATATCATAACGACTACAGTGGAACAAACGCTAACCTGCAAAAATATTCGGGGTCACATTCTTCCCTGATGTCAAGAGGATGGCATGCATCAACTATCATGCGGACCAATGACTCGCCTTTCTTTATAATGACTACATTCCAGGCATGCGGAGAAAAGTCCAAGTAACCCCTCACTAGTTCACAAGGGATTCGAGGCTCCATGCGGTCACATAAATACTAAAAAGTACAGAAACAACTTGTCAGATTGTTTAAGTTGAAGCACTGGTCCACAACAAGAATGAAAAATAACTAACTAAAAGGTGTACCTTCATCAGCAATGCTCTATGCCTGCAAACACCAAACTGCAGACCCCCAATAGGAACTATAACAGAACTGCGTCTTTCTTTTATCGAGTGAAGAGATTTCTCACAGATATCAAGGAAAACAGTTTCTTCTATATTGTCCACCCTTTGCATATTGGCTTTATTAGCATCAACACTGATCCCAGTTGCACAAGTACAAACAAATGGTTTGCCAAAGTTTACACCCGAAGCAGATTTCCGTGCTCTCTGCACGCTAGCACTTTTATCACTTCCACCAAAATGATCCGATACAAAAAGAGCAAGCAGTGATGCAGTCCGCAGAGTATCGGTTGCTAAATCTCTTTGCTCGTTTATCGAATTTTTTATATGTCTAAACCGACAAACCAATGCTTGAGCACACATAAGAATGGCATCTAACTGCTCATCCCTTTCCCTGATGAGAAACTCAAAATATCAAAATGTGCATAGCTACCAATTAATTATAGTATATCATTTGTAAGGTCCCAAGGCTAAGTAGACCAGATACATAAGAACATAACAGTGAGCCTATTTGATTTAAAACAAAGCacattttaaatatttactGAATAGAATATCAAATCACAAAGCACTTACCGGTCAAGAAGAATCACTTCTCGTGAGTTAACATAAGCATTTTTTTCATAACTTGGCAGCGGCATAAAGGGCCGATCTCGCCCTGCATCATAAAAGCCATCAGGTAGACGATCTTCAGCCCCACAAAATGATATTCTACTATATTGGTCTGACAAATAATAGGGGTCACTGGTTGGTTTTCTGTATTTGGAGGGCTTGGGATTATCAAGATCTTTCTCCGAATGCCTTTTGCACTTTACAGCACAATTAGATGCTTCAGAAGATGAACTTTCATCATGCACCTCAACAGCATCAGAAACAGGAACCAAAACTGCACTAGACAGAGAACTGACAGATTCAGTTGCCAAACATGAGCAGCCATCCATAGACGTTTTATCAGTTGTGACCTCATTCACCCGAGAGGTAGTTGATTCATGTGTCTCCCCTGCAGGAAATATATCTTTGTGATCCAGCTCTGCATCTACAATAGCAGATAAACCTTCTGATATGGCATCATCAATATGCTCAACAACTTTGCAAGTGGTGCATTTTTCCGAAGAGCTTCGGCTTGTAACATCACCCTTCCACTTCCTGCAGTTATTCAACCGCTCCTGTCGAGCTTTTGTTTGCAAATTATATCGGCGTTTCCATCCTTTAGCCCTTCGTGCAGCTAAACTTCTATGGTTAGGAGATAATCCACTCAAATGAATGGATTGCACATCAGCTGAGCCTGCATCATGCCAAAAGTGTAAACATTACTTGGGCCAAATACAACAAAACATGTGCATGTTGTGTCTTGTAtgtgagagaaagagaaaggccTATTTACAAGGACAATTATCAGTCTCCAGTGTCACCTTCATACACATCCATCTCAGCAGATTCATCTAGATCCCCGTTGTTTCCCTCCAAATTGCAAAATATCCATGACGGTACCCGACAATCACCAAGTTGATTATGCTTCAACATTTATAACAAAAGACATAAACTTTATATCAGATTTTCATGACAAAGTAAGATACTATCTACCAAGTGGTAATGGATAACAATATATATAGGAGATATGTCAAGTTCTATTAGTGGATCATCATGCTTGCATACCTGAAGATTCAGAGATTGAAGATTATGCATTGATTCAAGTTCTAAACACTCTATGGAAGTTAACCGGTTAATTGATAGGTCCAAGCTCTCCAGCCTTTGAAGATTGGAAAATCCCAAAGGTAGCTCAACCAATTTATTGTTCGTCACTTTCAAAGATACCAACGAGTTCAACAAAGTAATCTCATCTGGTAAATTCCTCATCTTGTTAAATGAAAGATTTAAGTACTCCAAATTAATGAGGCAGCCTATTTCTGGAGGTAGATATCTGCAAGAAAAATAGGCAGCCGTAAAATCATCACTCATTCCAAATATATCACCCAACACAAACTTAATTGCACAATTTGCATTCTATTTCGAATGACTACTAATTTGTTTTGAGGAATTAACAGGAACCATTCATATGCATTTATAACTACTCTAgagtatttcaaataaaaaattacataaaggTCAAGAATATTGACAAGTTTTCCCAATATTACATAGGAAACTGACAGATACAACAATATGTCAATATCCACGGAAAAAAAAAGGTAGTTCCAGGCATGAAGGAATATGTAGCACAACTATTTCACACGATTGTGTGCTTTAGAATGTCTAAATACACACAAAGACATGCATATTTCGAGGCTCAAAGCAaccaaattatataattaatgcaACTAGAAACGTTTATGCTGCACTGATATGTGCAATCTATTATCACAGAGTAGATGAAAAATCATGAAATATTAGATTTCACAGATGCATAAATGCTTTGCAAAATATCAAATGGTGTTGCGCATAAAAAAATCAGGGATAATTAGAAGAGTAGCaaggagaagagaagaagaaaagaagataTAGGGAGAGAGGATATAACATTTACCTAAACATAAATGCTTTTACTGAGGAAATAGAAGCAAATCGACAATCAAAAAGTTGTTAGCTCCTCAGAATTGGATGAATACACATAAAGATAGCAACAACATAAAGAGCAAAAGATGTAGAAGTAGTATTCTGCTACAGAGTTGAGCATATCTAGAAAAATAGAAGGCTAGTCAAGAATGATTTCCCAAACGAGTCAATTGTCCCTTACAAGATATTTAATCTTCAGATAAGTTTCCAGGTAATGTAGCTCAGTTAGAGTACCAGGCCATTCTTCTTCCCAAAAACACAAATTTACGCCCTATCTTGAAGTAGGATTAACACAGAGACTAGCTAATAGAAGACAATCCCTCTAACGTCCCATATAAGTTAAAACTAGATACATAAAGACAATGATCAACACATCTCCGCATTTCAGTAATATCATACTAAAACAGAAGATCCGTATGTGGTGAAATAACAGAtgcaaaaacaaacaaacaaaatcaACATTATTTCTACCTTATGGAGAAATGACAAATGGACAGCCTCGTCAAGCGCTTAAGCCCAGCAATCTCGCGCAAAATCGGGAAAGCAGAAGGCCTTGGGGGCACTCTGCTGAGCTCTAGCTCTTTCAAATTCCCCAGTTTACTTAACTCCAATCCACTAACTCCCGGCTCCGTTACCTTCACTTGCAAGCATTCAAGCTCAACCAGATTCCTAAACTCCCCAGGAAACAAGTTCAATTCATTCGCGAAAAATTTAAGAGTTTTTAAACCCTTAAGCCTCCCAACATCTCTGGGAATCAAATTCAACTCATTCTTGTACATGTAAACCTCCTCGACTGTGCTCTCGTCGCCACTAACAAGCGGAAAATCGAGTACTTTTCCAGATACATCAATGACGGAGTTGAAATTCGAAGCTTTTGCGCCACAATTTTCCACCGACGCCTCCAATTGCCCTACTATCGCCGTATTTTCTTGATTCTTGGCGCTGGAAGCCTCGAGTTTCTCCAATTCCTTAATCTGCATTGCTTATTGCTCTTCAAATGTAACACTAAGAACGCATAAGTTACAACAGAGAGTCAACCTTACTGGGACTACTTCGGCagaaattaattgaaaaagGAATCAATTTGGACAGGGAAAGGCGACGATTGAGTGAGTGAGATAACTGAATAGAATACAAATGTAATTGTACATGAGGGGAGTACAAATGTTTGTGAATTTGTGAAGGAGcgggaaggagagagagaaaagagcgagcgagagatagagagagaatgaAACCCTAGAATCTAGAGAGGGTGATCGGTGGGGACTAGGGGAAGTGGGGAAAAAGGCATGAGTGAATTTATAGGAGGGGCTGCTTTGCTTGAAACTTGTTAAAATGGGATATACAAGTTgattaataaaattaactaaataaaattagtattattattattattattattattattattattattattattattattattatctataaattatttataaattttttaagtttttatcaACTTATGATTTTGCATATTAACTTCAAAGAACCAAAGTTTAGTATTGATTTCATATGATCTTGCAGATTAATCAAAATTTCGGTTAAACTTATCGCTGATATGACTAATATGATGCTTGATGTCATTTTTGCCAACCTATTATCGCGTGAAAACGATTATGTCACGTCAATTATTCGATTAGCCATAAGTCTGATCATCTAATTGAT
It contains:
- the LOC130991373 gene encoding uncharacterized protein LOC130991373, giving the protein MQIKELEKLEASSAKNQENTAIVGQLEASVENCGAKASNFNSVIDVSGKVLDFPLVSGDESTVEEVYMYKNELNLIPRDVGRLKGLKTLKFFANELNLFPGEFRNLVELECLQVKVTEPGVSGLELSKLGNLKELELSRVPPRPSAFPILREIAGLKRLTRLSICHFSIRYLPPEIGCLINLEYLNLSFNKMRNLPDEITLLNSLVSLKVTNNKLVELPLGFSNLQRLESLDLSINRLTSIECLELESMHNLQSLNLQHNQLGDCRVPSWIFCNLEGNNGDLDESAEMDVYEGSADVQSIHLSGLSPNHRSLAARRAKGWKRRYNLQTKARQERLNNCRKWKGDVTSRSSSEKCTTCKVVEHIDDAISEGLSAIVDAELDHKDIFPAGETHESTTSRVNEVTTDKTSMDGCSCLATESVSSLSSAVLVPVSDAVEVHDESSSSEASNCAVKCKRHSEKDLDNPKPSKYRKPTSDPYYLSDQYSRISFCGAEDRLPDGFYDAGRDRPFMPLPSYEKNAYVNSREVILLDRERDEQLDAILMCAQALVCRFRHIKNSINEQRDLATDTLRTASLLALFVSDHFGGSDKSASVQRARKSASGVNFGKPFVCTCATGISVDANKANMQRVDNIEETVFLDICEKSLHSIKERRSSVIVPIGGLQFGVCRHRALLMKYLCDRMEPRIPCELVRGYLDFSPHAWNVVIIKKGESLVRMIVDACHPLDIREECDPEYFCRYIPLSRVNAVVDHGISSNCPFPSLSMCDEIGKLASTSLMRCNIGSLEAAVKVRTIDICGASADEVRNFELSCLGEVRMLSVLKHSCIVEIYGHQISSNWSMTADGNYGGRTLQSAILMENIKGGSLRSYVDKLSSDGKEHVALDLALSIARDVALALTEIHDKNIIHRDIKSENILIDLEKKQQDGTPTVKICDFDRAIPLHSYLHTCCIAHMGIPPPNICVGTPRWMAPEVYGAMHTQSMYGVEVDIWSFGCLLLELLTLQFPYCGVPETEIHNLLQAGERPKLTDELEALAQSDEELESEPETLRFLSKLFHQCTEKNPADRPSAKEIYDALLPRMSSATGLKSSDK